From the Solanum lycopersicum chromosome 10, SLM_r2.1 genome, one window contains:
- the LOC101261865 gene encoding E3 ubiquitin-protein ligase PRT6 isoform X2 has product MDTGSSPESDTLTPMERILKFHQLLQRKMVKEEKLMLLEQRIRHLSIWTRVFIMRLDILGVPAEYLELLQPGLVAYVKNNKSQIAELVPALFPTNEEAVEIIAEQQIQSPRSMVSSSVNVKDLFQESMEWIQWLMFDGEPSRALEQLEDTGQRGVCGAVWGNNDIAYRCRTCEHDPTCAICVPCFQNGNHKDHDYSIIYTGGGCCDCGDVTAWKREGFCSKHKGAEQIQPLPEEFANSMGPVLDLLLSCWRKRFLFPDSISGRNPRKNDHSTELKMVTDELTSAVVKMLLKFCKHSESLLSFISRRVSSSAGLLDILVRAERFMIIEENVKKIHELLLKLLGEPQFKYEFAKVFLSYYPTVVNEATSECNDSVYNKYPLLSTFSVQIFTVPTLTPRLVKEMNLLPMLLGCLGDIFASCAGEDGKLQVMKWSNLYETTLRVVEDIRFVMSHSVVPRYVTHERRDILRTWMKLLAFVQGANPQKRETGIHVEEENENMHLPFVLGHSIANIHSLLVSGAFSTSSTEDGADAFFNTHREDFEDQDSQRHAKVGRLSQESSVCSMAGRSPLEHASRVLEVHYDSSPISSSVLCLTFECLRAIENWLIVDNTSGPLLHILCPKTSSTPGNNFSVLKKTLSKFRRGREMFKSQSPPSNDVRLVTSAEGYNKQYSNPSLNGRTILDSGLGSGQEPACLGGHDDSMLEGDNASELGELRLLSLSDWPDIVYKVSLQDISVHNPLQRLLSMVLQKALGKCYGENAQPVASSAKLSSSVHYDFFGHILGVYHPQGFSAFIMEHALRIRVFCAQVYAGMWRRNGDSAILSCEWYRSVRWSEQGLELDLFLLQCCAALAPADLYISRILERFELSNYLSFNLERPSEYEPALVQEMLTLIIQILKERRFCGLTSSECLQRELVYRLSIGDATHSQLVKSLPRDLSKIDKFQEVLDKIAIYSNPSGMNQGMYKLRLPYWKELDLYHPRWNSRDLQVAEERYMRFCNASALTTQLPGWSKIYPPLGRIAEVATCRTVLQIVRAVVSYAVFSDASNASCAPDGVLLRALHLLSLALDICHAHRESGEHSCSNGDVIPILALACEEISVGKFGDQSLLSLLVLLMRKHKKENYFVEAGMLNLLSLVESVLKKFAELQPECMKKLQDLAPDVVNQLSRSFPAGDMNSFKSVSDSDKHKAKARERQAAMLEKMRVQQSKFLASIDSKTDVAADDSKHGKDLCDSDGRPRSEEATPVICSLCRDPNSRSPVSYLILLQKSRLLSCTNRGPPSWEQTRRPGKEPTSCAKHVPNISSERSNLSRSSEITSSSCLMQLIQNKVNEFALEGQPKEVEAFLEYIKEKFPSMKNIQPSCASSTVKKKTSSSFEMLEEHMYSLIWEEMDANSWNWDLLKNDRKLSALGDNGSAESLLLGRYISALSRECSPSASTNSRKAQLESSMLLPTYNGFGPSDCDGIYLSSCGHAVHQGCLDRYLSSLKERYTRQIVFEGGHIVDPDQGEFLCPVCRGLANSVLPALPAETKRSTPSLSTDPSDAVGLPTLRFQEVLFLLQSAADVAGSREILQSLPVQQFGQMRVNLDYVVRILCEMYFPDKDKISESGRLSHSLILFDTLKYSLISTEIAARSGNTSLAPNYSLGALYKELKSTNCFILALLLSIVQSTRSKDSLTVLLRLRGIQLFVKSICSDISADEYPDSPIVGGNMQDILEFSETELQYPDIQFWKRCSDPVLAHDAFSSLTWVLYCLPCQFLSCEKSFLCLVHLFYVVTITQIVITYSRKLQSSLSMSGCSDSLVTDIYRIIAENGVAYKDFDSNHIETHDVKDAIRSLSFPYLRRCALLWKLVRSSVSAPFSGGSNILDGLPYSMGETMECGGNIPVEFNEIEKLEKLFKIPPLDDVISDETVRFVVPSWLRRFSKQFEARMLNGAMYSSPAVPFKLMLLPHLYQDLLQRYIKQNCPDCGVVLEEPALCLLCGRLCSPNWKPCCRESGCQTHAMACGAGTGVFLLIKKTTVLLQRSARQASWPSPYLDAFGEEDSGMNRGKPLYLNEERYAALTHMVASHGLDRSPKVLHQTNIGNFFVL; this is encoded by the exons TTTCACCAGTTATTACAACGGAAGATGGTTAAGGAGGAGAAGCTTATGTTATTGGAACAAAGAATCAGACACTTATCTATTTGGACTAGAGTATTCATAATG AGGCTTGACATTCTTGGAGTTCCGGCTGAGTATTTGGAACTACTACAGCCTGGTTTAGTTGCTTACGTGAAGAATAATAAGTCACAGATAGCAGAGTTGGTCCCTGCACTTTTTCCTACTAATGAGGAGGCAGTGGAGATTATTGCAGAACAACAAATACAGTCTCCAAGATCCATGGTCAGCTCAAGCGTTAATGTTAAAGATTTATTCCAAGAAAGTATGGAGTGGATACAGTGGTTGATGTTTGACGGTGAACCAAGTAGAGCTCTGGAGCAACTGGAAGACACTGGTCAGCGTGGTGTTTGTGGGGCTGTTTGGGGTAACAATGACATTGCATATCGTTGCCGTACGTGTGAGCATGATCCAACATGTGCAATATGTGTTCCATGTTTCCAGAATGGAAACCATAAGGACCACGATTACTCTATTATTTATACAGGTGGTGGTTGCTGTGATTGTGGAGATGTTACTGCATGGAAAcgtgaaggattttgttccaAACACAAAGGAGCTGAGCAGATTCAACCTCTTCCAGAAGAGTTTGCAAACTCAATGGGGCCTGTACTAGATTTATTACTGTCTTGTTGGAGAAAAAGGTTTCTATTTCCAGATAGCATCTCTGGGAGAAATCCTAGAAAAAATGATCATTCTACTGAGCTCAAAATGGTGACAGATGAGTTAACATCTGCAGTGGTAAAGATGCTATTGAAGTTCTGTAAGCATAGTGAAAGTTTGCTTAGTTTTATCTCTAGGAGAGTATCTTCTTCAGCAGGCTTACTAGATATTCTTGTGAGGGCAGAGAGGTTTATGATCATTGAAGAAAATGTCAAGAAGATTCATGAATTGCTGTTGAAATTGTTGGGTGAACctcaatttaaatatgaatttgcAAAAGTATTTCTGAGCTATTATCCTACTGTTGTGAATGAGGCAACAAGTGAATGCAATGATTCAGTTTATAACAAATATCCACTACTATCAACATTCTCAGTGCAGATATTTACGGTGCCTACTTTGACCCCACGTCTTGTGAAGGAAATGAATCTTCTACCCATGCTGTTGGGATGTTTAGGGGACATATTTGCGTCTTGCGCTGGAGAAGATGGTAAATTGCAG GTCATGAAATGGTCAAATTTGTATGAAACTACTCTCCGTGTGGTTGAAGACATCCGATTTGTCATGAGTCATTCTGTTGTACCTAGATATGTAACTCATGAACGACGAGATATATTGAGAACATGGATGAAACTATTGGCTTTCGTGCAAGGAGCGAACCCACAAAAAAGAGAAACTGGCATTCATGTAGAAGAAGAGAATGAAAATATGCATTTGCCTTTTGTTTTGGGTCATTCTATTGCAAATATTCACTCACTTTTGGTAAGTGGTGCTTTCTCTACGAGTAGTACTGAAGATGGTGCCGATGCTTTCTTCAACACACACAGAGAGGATTTTGAAGACCAAGATAGCCAAAGACATGCAAAAGTGGGAAGGCTATCACAGGAAAGTTCTGTATGCAGTATGGCTGGGAGGAGTCCATTAGAACATGCATCCAGGGTTCTTGAAGTACATTATGATAGTTCTCCAATATCATCATCTGTTTTATGCTTAACATTTGAGTGCCTGAGGGCCATTGAAAATTGGCTGATAGTTGATAACACTTCGGGACCTCTCCTTCACATATTATGTCCGAAAACAAGTTCTACTCCCGGCAATAATTTCTCTGTGTTGAAAAAAACACTCTCAAAGTTTAGAAGAGGCAGAGAAATGTTTAAATCTCAGAGTCCTCCTTCAAATGACGTTAGACTCGTGACTTCTGCTGAAGGTTATAATAAACAATACTCTAATCCTTCCCTGAATGGTCGGACTATCTTGGATTCTGGCCTGGGTTCGGGCCAAGAACCAGCTTGTCTTGGTGGTCATGATGACAGTATGCTGGAAGGAGATAATGCATCTGAATTAGGAGAACTGCGGTTGCTGAGTTTGTCTGATTGGCCTGATATAGTATATAAAGTTAGTCTGCAGGATATATCAGTTCACAATCCGTTGCAGCGATTACTTTCAATGGTTTTACAGAAGGCACTAGGCAAATGCTATGGGGAGAATGCACAACCAGTTGCTAGTTCTGCTAAGTTGTCATCTTCTGTCCATTATGACTTTTTTGGCCATATTTTGGGAGTCTACCACCCACAGGGTTTTTCTGCCTTCATTATGGAACATGCACTTCGGATTAGGGTGTTTTGTGCTCAGGTTTATGCTGGAATGTGGCGTAGGAATGGTGATTCTGCTATATTATCCTGTGAGTGGTATCGCTCTGTCCGCTG GTCTGAGCAGGGTCTGGAGCTTGACCTCTTTCTGCTACAATGCTGTGCTGCACTAGCACCAGCTGATTTATATATCAGTAGAATTTTAGAACGTTTTGAGTTATCAAATTACCTCTCGTTCAATCTTGAACGTCCTAGTGA GTACGAACCTGCTTTAGTTCAAGAGATGCTTACtcttattattcaaatattgaAAGAACGACGGTTTTGTGGGCTAACCTCGAGTGAATGTTTGCAAAGAGAATTAGTATATAGACTATCAATTGGTGATGCCACTCATAGTCAGCTGGTGAAGTCTCTTCCTCGCGACCTGTCCAAGATTGATAAATTTCAGGAAGTTTTGGACAAAATCGCAATTTATTCAAATCCATCTGGCATGAACCAG GGTATGTACAAATTGCGATTGCCCTATTGGAAGGAACTGGATCTTTACCATCCTCGTTGGAATTCGAGGGATTTGCAAGTAGCCGAAGAGAGATATATGCGTTTCTGTAATGCATCGGCATTGACCACTCAGCTTCCAGGATGGAGCAAGATTTATCCACCACTTGGTCGTATAGCTGAAGTAGCTACCTGTAGGACAGTCCTCCAAATTGTCCGTGCTGTTGTATCATATGCTGTGTTTTCTGATGCATCAAATGCTTCATGTGCTCCAGATGGTGTTCTGTTAAGAGCACTGCATTTGCTGTCATTAGCATTGGATATTTGTCATGCACATAGGGAATCTGGTGAACATAGTTGCTCTAACGGAGATGTTATTCCAATTTTAGCTCTAGCTTGTGAAGAAATATCAGTGGGTAAATTTGGTGATCAGAGCTTGCTATCTCTTCTCGTGTTGTTAATGAGGAAACACAAGAAAGAAAATTACTTTGTGGAGGCTGGAATGCTTAACCTCTTATCTTTGGTTGAAAGTGTTCTGAAGAAATTTGCTGAACTGCAACCTGAATGCATGAAAAAATTGCAAGATCTTGCTCCAGATGTGGTCAATCAGTTATCTCGATCCTTTCCAGCTGGTGATATGAATAGCTTCAAATCAGTTTCAGATAGTGATAAGCATAAGGCTAAAGCTCGAGAGAGACAAGCTGCTATGCTG GAGAAGATGAGGGTTCAACAATCCAAGTTTTTAGCAAGCATTGATTCCAAAACAGATGTTGCCGCAGATGATTCTAAACACGGCAAAGACTTATGCGATTCAGATGGTAGACCTAGATCTGAAGAGGCTACTCCTGTTATCTGCTCTCTTTGCCGTGATCCAAATTCTAGAAGTCCTGTATCTTACCTAATTCTTCTTCAG AAATCCAGGCTTCTCAGTTGCACCAACAGAGGTCCTCCTTCATGGGAACAAACTCGCCGCCCTGGGAAAGAGCCCACGTCTTGTGCCAAACATGTGCCAAACATTTCATCTGAAAGGAGCAATCTTTCAAGAAGTTCAGAAATTACTTCATCATCTTGTTTAATGCAATTAAtccaaaataaagtaaatgagTTTGCTTTAGAAGGACAACCTAAGGAAGTGGAAGCATTTCTGGAATATATCAAGGAAAAATTCCCCTCAATGAAGAACATTCAACCCTCTTGCGCATCAAGCACTGTAAAGAAAAAGACATCCTCTTCCTTCGAGATGCTAGAAGAACACATGTACTCGTTGATTTGGGAAGAAATGGATGCTAATTCATGGAACTGggatcttttaaaaaatgataggaAACTATCAGCTTTGGGTGATAATGGGAGTGCTGAGTCACTTCTGCTTGGAAGATACATTTCTGCTCTTTCAAGAGAATGTAGTCCTTCTGCATCAACGAATAGCCGCAAGGCACAATTGGAGTCAAGTATGCTGCTTCCAACATACAATGGATTTGGTCCATCAGATTGTGATGGAATATATCTTTCATCCTGTGGGCATGCTGTGCATCAGGGATGTCTTGACCGCTATTTATCTTCACTAAAGGAAAG ATATACCAGACAAATTGTTTTCGAAGGGGGTCATATTGTTGATCCTGATCAG GGGGAGTTTCTCTGTCCTGTATGCCGTGGACTTGCTAACTCAGTTCTGCCAGCATTACCTGCCGAAACTAAAAGGTCAACACCGTCTCTTTCAACTGATCCATCAGATGCTGTAGGCCTTCCAACGCTTCGTTTTCAAGAAGTTTTATTTCTCCTGCAAAGTGCAGCTGATGTTGCTGGAAGTAGAGAGATTTTACAGAGTCTTCCAGTGCAGCAATTCGGGCAGATGAGAGTAAATCTTGATTATGTGGTTCGGATATTGTGTGAAATGTATTTTCCGGACAAGGATAAGATTTCAGAATCTGGTAGGCTTAGTCACTCTCTGATTTTGTTTGACACACTCAAGTACTCCCTTATATCGACAGAAATTGCTGCTCGATCTGGGAATACTTCTTTAGCTCCAAACTACAGCCTTGGTGCTCTGTACAAAGAACTCAAATCTACAAACTGTTTTATATTAGCCTTATTACTAAGCATTGTACAAAGCACACGGTCAAAGGACTCACTTACTGTCCTGTTGAGGTTAAGAGGAATTCAGCTGTTTGTGAAGTCTATATGCTCAGACATTTCTGCAGATGAGTATCCAGATAGTCCTATTGTTGGAG GTAATATGCAAGACATCTTGGAATTTTCTGAGACGGAATTACAGTACCCTGATATTCAGTTCTGGAAACGATGCTCTGATCCAGTTCTTGCACATGATGCTTTTTCATCATTAACGTGGGTGTTATATTGCCTCCCATGCCAATTTTTGTCGTGCGAGAAATCATTCCTGTGTCTTGTTCATCTTTTCTATGTTGTCACTATTACTCAG aTTGTAATTACCTATAGTAGAAAGCTTCAAAGTAGTTTATCTATGTCAGGATGTAGTGATTCTCTAGTTACTGACATCTATAGAATAATTGCGGAAAATGGAGTGGCTTACAAAGATTTTGATTCTAATCATATTGAAACACATGATGTCAAAGATGCAATCCGTAGCCTGAGTTTTCCTTATTTAAGAAGATGCGCATTGTTGTGGAAATTGGTTCGTTCTTCTGTATCAGCACCATTTAGTGGCGGCAGTAACATATTAGATGGATTACCATATTCAATGGGTGAAACAATGGAATGTGGGGGAAACATACCAGTTGAGTTCAATGAGATTGAAAAGTTGGAGAAGTTATTTAAGATTCCCCCACTTGATGATGTTATTAGTGATGAAACAGTACGTTTTGTGGTTCCAAGTTGGCTGCGTCGTTTCTCCAAGCAGTTTGAAGCTCGCATGTTGAATGGTGCTATGTATTCTAGCCCTGCAGTTCCATTTAAACTGATGCTTTTGCCTCATCTTTACCAGGACCTCCTACAGAG GtatattaaacaaaattgtCCAGACTGTGGAGTTGTTTTGGAGGAGCCGGCATTGTGCTTATTGTGTGGTAGACTCTGCTCTCCGAATTGGAAGCCATGCTGCAG GGAAAGTGGGTGCCAAACACATGCAATGGCATGTGGAGCGGGTACTGGGGTGTTCTTATTAATCAAA AAAACGACAGTGTTACTTCAAAGATCTGCTCGTCAGGCATCATGGCCTTCCCCATACTTAGATGCATTTGGTGAAGAG GATTCTGGAATGAATCGTGGAAAGCCATTGTACCTAAATGAGGAACGCTATGCAGCCTTAACTCATATG GTGGCTTCTCATGGACTAGATAGGAGTCCAAAGGTGCTTCATCAAACAAATATCGGCAACTTTTTCGTGCTTTAG